The Flavobacterium faecale genomic sequence TAACGAATTAGGCATTGCATCTCCTATAAAACCATAATGTTGATGGCGGTTGACACCAATTAACTTAATCGGCTTTCCGTTTAGCAATACGCCTTGCATATTGTTCATTTCGATTTTTCTAAAACCCATTTTACATTCGGTTTCATCTACTAGTTTTCCGTTTTCAAATACGGTGGTATTCACACGGTACAAATACGGATTATCCGTTGACCACAAATGAAAATCGTCTTCAATACTACCTATTTCGTTAAACTGAACTTCATTTCCTGCACCAATTTCTTTGGTTTGCGAAAGCTTCAAAACCACCAGTCCGTTCTTATCTACCAATCGATTGACAACAGTAGTTTTTTGCGTTTGGTTGGTTTCATTTCGAACTCCCGTTTTGATATTTACAGTACCATTCAAATTGATTGGGTCTACCGTAGGCGTGGTTATATTTTGTCCCGAAATATCCGATTCCCAATTGAAAGTCACGTGCGTCGGATTGGTTTCAACCAAATACACATCACGGTACAAACCTCCAAATTTGATATAATCCATAGGTCCTGGATCGGGCGGAATAATATCGCTTTTGCGGTTGTCGGCCTTTACTGTTACTTGATTTTTACCGCCATAGGTCACGTATTTCGAAATATCAAAATGAAAGGGCGTATACCCTCCTACCGCATATTCTCCCACATGTTTACCATTGACCCATACATTGGTCACTTGATGTACGCCTTCAAATTCTAGAAATACTTTTTTGGATGTATCTGCCGTAACCGCAATATCTCTGCGATACCAACCTACGTTTCGCATAAAGGTTTTTTGGTATTTATCATCTTGGTTTCCGTTCAAATCCATCGATGTCAATTCTAAGGAATGCGGAACATTGACAGACTCCCATTTTGAATCGTCTAATTTTTCGGTGTATAAAGCACCATCGGGATCACCCAAATGAAATTTCCATCCAAAATTGATGCTTTTTTTGGTTCGCGTTCCTTTCTCCTGTTGGGTCTGACTATGCACGTTCAGGGTGCAAATGAAGCATAGCAGGCTAAGTATTTGAATAGTTTTTTTCATTTTATAATAAATTCTAAGGTTTTTGTAGTAATTATTTATGATCCCAAGCTCTAAAGTATTTCACATGAAACTCGCCGTCCAAACGTTTATCGTCTGGTAAAGCACCAAACCATTTATTGGATTCACAATTAAAGTTGACTTCCAACGGTTGGTGCCAGTGTGTGTTGGGTGCTTCTCTAAAAAGTATTCCGTCAATATAAAAACGAATAAATTCCGCTGTCCATTCTAAGCCCCAAACGTGGTAATCGGCTTGCAATTCTTTCGGAAAATAATATTTGATAGTTCTTGAAAAATGGGCCTTCACATCTCCTTGATCGGCTGGCGATTTAAAAACATGAATATTCGAATTCAAATCATGACGGTTGTATGCAACTCCAGGCGCATTTTCGCAAATATCAATCTCTGTCCACCAATCTTTGTCCACATTGGTCATCCAAAAACCCGACACCCATGGAGCATCCATCAATTTACATTCGGCTTCAAAATAGCCGTATAAAAATTGTTTTTTACTTTTTATAAATCCAGTCGAATGCGTAAAATCTTTTGGTAATTGCTCATTGCCGTGTTGGTTTACTTTAATGACCAACTCCCCTTTTTCCTGACTTACATTCGAAGGATGAAAATAAGTTGGCGCACGACCTTTCCACTTAGGATTGTTCGGAAACCATTTGTTTTCGTTTAAAGTTTTCGAATCAAATTCATCGGAATACTCTTTTAGAAGTTTCCATTTTCCAGAATTTTTTTGATCCGAAAGCGGAAATTGTTGGTTCAATCTAGCAGGTGCTTTTTCGAGTTGAATCGAATCTGCATACTTTTTTGGCGGAATGGTTAAATCCTGTGCCTGTACAGTCACACAAAAGGTAAAAGTAGAAACGATAGTTAATAGTACTTTTTTCATTCTTTGGTTTATTTAGTTGTTTTGATTTTTTATTAATTGAATCGAAACCAGTCCAAACTATTATCGGAACTGTTGGTTTCATTTTTAAAAGTTAGAAACAGCGCTTGCTTTCCTTTTTTTACATTTCGAATCGAAGTTTTTACAATTTGATAGTCCTTTGAAGGTTCCAATACGCATGTACCAATTAGATTTCCGTGCTCCGAACCTTGTCTTATTTCGATAGTAATTTTCGAATGAACTACTGCTTTTAATTCGAACTCACTACAGTTTTTAGGAAAATCCAAATATTTGTAGCCTACAAAATCTCCATCTTTGAAAGCCGCAAGACCTTCTGATTTGATATCGGTCGCTGCAATTCCTGTAACCCGAACATTACCAGATAAGTGACACGCCCACTCGGCCTCTATAATTGCTGTTGCATCTAGGGGTGCGCTTGCTCCTTGCGAACTCATTTCGACTTCATCAATAGTTCCGTCTTTCTTGATAAAAATAGGTTCTACACATGCTTTTCGAAATTTTTGAGAATTGTGAGTCGAACGGTGGTAAAACACATACCATTGGTCTTTGAATTTTTCTATTGAGCCATGATTGTTCCAAGAGGCAGGATCACAGGCCACATTATCAATCAAAACACCTTTGTATTCAAAAGGTCCCATGGGCGATTTTCCTATTGCGTACCCCAAACAGGTGGGTTTATTGTTTCGGCTATCATCTGCGAAAACAAAATAATACAGTTTTCCTATTTTTCGAATAGAAGAACCTTCGTGAAAAGCTACGTTTCCTTTGGCATCCAAGGGTTCCACAATGCTAGTCGAATCAATTTCGATTAAATTAGGCTTCAGTTTGGCCACTTTTGGTTTTCCTTGTCCCCAATAATAGTAGCCTTGACCATCATCATCAATCAAAACTGCAGGATCAATTTGATACGCACCTTTAATCTGTTTTCCGTTTTCGAAAGGGCCAAAAGGAGATGAACTAGTCGCAACACCTTCGGTTAACTTTTTTCCTGGTGAGCAATAATACAGATAATAGGTTCCGTCTTTGTAGGCGCAATCTGGAGCGAATAGTAAATTGTCATGGTATGAAACTTGGTCGTTTGCA encodes the following:
- a CDS encoding family 16 glycosylhydrolase translates to MKKVLLTIVSTFTFCVTVQAQDLTIPPKKYADSIQLEKAPARLNQQFPLSDQKNSGKWKLLKEYSDEFDSKTLNENKWFPNNPKWKGRAPTYFHPSNVSQEKGELVIKVNQHGNEQLPKDFTHSTGFIKSKKQFLYGYFEAECKLMDAPWVSGFWMTNVDKDWWTEIDICENAPGVAYNRHDLNSNIHVFKSPADQGDVKAHFSRTIKYYFPKELQADYHVWGLEWTAEFIRFYIDGILFREAPNTHWHQPLEVNFNCESNKWFGALPDDKRLDGEFHVKYFRAWDHK
- a CDS encoding family 43 glycosylhydrolase, with amino-acid sequence MKKNTIITLFLTLFVLVVKAQNPIVPAGMYIADPEAHVWKDGKLYLYGSRDESDDYWCSYSHHVLNTSDLKKWTVTENAFASKGANDQVSYHDNLLFAPDCAYKDGTYYLYYCSPGKKLTEGVATSSSPFGPFENGKQIKGAYQIDPAVLIDDDGQGYYYWGQGKPKVAKLKPNLIEIDSTSIVEPLDAKGNVAFHEGSSIRKIGKLYYFVFADDSRNNKPTCLGYAIGKSPMGPFEYKGVLIDNVACDPASWNNHGSIEKFKDQWYVFYHRSTHNSQKFRKACVEPIFIKKDGTIDEVEMSSQGASAPLDATAIIEAEWACHLSGNVRVTGIAATDIKSEGLAAFKDGDFVGYKYLDFPKNCSEFELKAVVHSKITIEIRQGSEHGNLIGTCVLEPSKDYQIVKTSIRNVKKGKQALFLTFKNETNSSDNSLDWFRFN